A single Tenacibaculum sp. Bg11-29 DNA region contains:
- the thiL gene encoding thiamine-phosphate kinase yields the protein MLEDKNQERTSLAELGEFGLINHLTKHFKIYNSSTSKGVGDDAAVISPSDKELLVTTDLLVEGVHFDLSYMPLKHLGYKAVMVNLSDVYAMNGVAEQITVSIAVSNRFSLEALEELYAGIQLACDTYNVDLIGGDTTSSTKGMLISVTAIGTAKKEDIVYRDGAKATDLIVVSGDLGGAYLGLQVLEREKQVFQVNPKNQPDLDNYTYLIERQLKPEARKDIYELLKEIAVKPTSMIDISDGLSSEIMHICTQSKVGCKIYEDKLPLDPQVISASEEFKMDSTMIALSGGEDYELLFTVPIAEFDKIKANPNFSIIGHIVEENQGFNLVTRANQEIELKAQGWNSLKE from the coding sequence ATGTTAGAAGATAAAAACCAAGAAAGAACATCATTAGCTGAACTGGGAGAGTTTGGATTAATTAACCACTTAACAAAGCATTTTAAAATATATAATTCGTCAACGAGTAAAGGTGTTGGAGATGATGCTGCAGTTATTAGTCCGTCAGATAAAGAGTTATTAGTAACTACTGATTTATTAGTAGAAGGTGTGCATTTCGATTTAAGTTATATGCCTTTAAAGCATTTAGGTTATAAAGCTGTAATGGTAAATTTATCAGATGTGTATGCAATGAATGGAGTTGCTGAGCAAATTACAGTGTCAATAGCTGTTTCAAATAGATTTTCTTTAGAGGCTTTAGAAGAGTTGTATGCTGGTATTCAGTTGGCGTGTGATACTTACAATGTAGATTTAATTGGAGGGGATACAACATCGTCTACCAAAGGGATGTTAATTTCTGTTACAGCAATAGGAACTGCAAAAAAAGAAGATATTGTATATAGAGATGGAGCAAAGGCTACTGATTTAATAGTTGTTTCAGGAGATTTAGGTGGTGCTTACCTTGGTTTACAAGTTTTAGAAAGAGAGAAGCAAGTATTTCAGGTGAATCCTAAAAATCAACCAGACTTAGACAATTATACCTATTTAATTGAGCGTCAATTAAAACCCGAAGCTAGAAAAGATATTTATGAATTATTAAAAGAAATAGCGGTAAAACCTACATCGATGATTGATATTTCTGATGGATTATCATCTGAAATTATGCACATTTGTACGCAAAGTAAAGTAGGGTGTAAGATTTATGAAGATAAATTACCGTTAGATCCGCAAGTAATTTCTGCTTCTGAAGAGTTTAAAATGGATAGTACAATGATTGCTTTAAGTGGTGGTGAAGATTATGAATTGCTATTTACTGTGCCTATTGCAGAGTTTGACAAGATAAAGGCCAATCCTAATTTTTCAATTATTGGTCATATAGTAGAAGAAAATCAGGGATTTAACTTAGTTACTCGAGCAAATCAAGAAATTGAATTAAAAGCGCAAGGATGGAATTCTCTTAAAGAATAA
- a CDS encoding choice-of-anchor B family protein produces MSNHIKSIIYLTLILSIFSCTSTIKIDDDKDDDKIINTTDNCPDVANEDQLDTDNDGIGNACDDDDDNDGIKDIDDNCPLIANPDQLDTDNDGKGNVCDNNDPDNDSDGITNAIDNCPDFANPDQKDSDNDGKGDACDDTPIGNKVPCISGKAGIYPCNNYDLLLHIPLSTFGATEGNDSWGWTDATTNKEYAIMGVENGTVFVDISDTNNPTYLGKLPTATVNSSWHDVKVYKDHAFIVSEASNHGMQVFDLTKLRNVANPPETFTADAHFTEFGRAHNIVINEDSGYAYPVGTKLNGTPLNNGGPLFINIQDPKNPIKEGEWATDNYSHDAQVVIYNGPDSDYTGKEILIGSNENEVVIVDISDKSNPKNISKISYANVGYTHQGWFTNDKKYFILGDELDEQNFGNKTRNIIFDFTDLDNPVEHFSYTGPTAAIDHNGYIKDNTFYLANYTAGVRFIDISAIESKTITETGYFDTYINNDAANFNGVWNVYPYFNSGKIVVSDINSGLFILQKQ; encoded by the coding sequence ATGAGTAATCACATTAAATCAATCATTTATCTTACTTTAATTTTATCGATATTTTCTTGTACTTCTACTATAAAAATAGACGACGATAAAGATGATGATAAAATAATTAATACTACTGATAACTGTCCAGACGTCGCTAATGAAGACCAATTAGATACCGACAATGACGGAATAGGTAATGCTTGTGATGATGATGATGATAATGATGGTATAAAAGATATTGATGATAATTGCCCGTTAATTGCGAACCCCGATCAATTAGACACTGATAATGATGGAAAAGGTAATGTATGTGACAATAATGACCCAGATAACGATTCAGATGGAATAACAAACGCTATAGACAACTGTCCTGACTTTGCAAACCCTGATCAGAAAGACAGTGATAATGACGGAAAAGGTGATGCATGTGACGATACTCCTATAGGGAATAAAGTTCCTTGTATTTCTGGTAAAGCAGGAATATATCCTTGTAATAATTACGACTTACTTTTACACATACCTCTAAGTACTTTTGGTGCTACTGAAGGAAATGATTCTTGGGGATGGACAGACGCTACAACCAATAAAGAATACGCAATAATGGGGGTAGAAAACGGAACTGTTTTTGTTGATATAAGCGACACTAATAACCCTACATATCTTGGTAAATTACCTACAGCAACGGTAAACAGTTCTTGGCACGATGTAAAAGTTTATAAAGATCATGCTTTTATTGTAAGCGAAGCGAGTAACCACGGAATGCAAGTTTTTGATTTAACAAAATTGAGAAATGTAGCGAACCCTCCAGAAACTTTTACTGCTGATGCACATTTTACAGAGTTTGGACGTGCTCATAATATCGTAATTAATGAAGATTCTGGTTATGCATACCCAGTAGGAACTAAATTAAACGGAACACCTTTAAACAATGGAGGCCCTTTATTTATTAATATACAAGACCCTAAAAACCCAATAAAAGAAGGGGAATGGGCAACCGACAATTATAGCCACGATGCACAAGTTGTTATTTATAATGGCCCTGATTCTGATTACACAGGTAAAGAAATTTTAATAGGTAGTAATGAAAATGAAGTTGTTATTGTAGACATTAGCGATAAATCGAATCCAAAAAACATCTCTAAAATATCGTACGCAAACGTTGGTTACACGCACCAAGGTTGGTTTACAAATGATAAAAAATATTTTATTTTAGGTGATGAATTAGATGAACAAAATTTTGGAAACAAGACAAGAAATATAATTTTTGATTTTACAGATTTAGACAACCCTGTTGAGCATTTTTCTTACACTGGCCCAACAGCAGCTATAGATCATAACGGATATATAAAAGATAATACTTTTTATTTAGCGAACTACACAGCAGGTGTTCGTTTTATCGACATTAGTGCTATTGAAAGTAAAACAATAACAGAAACGGGCTATTTTGACACTTATATAAATAATGATGCCGCAAACTTTAATGGCGTTTGGAATGTATACCCTTATTTTAATAGCGGTAAAATTGTAGTAAGTGATATTAATAGTGGTTTATTTATTTTACAAAAGCAATAA
- a CDS encoding MbnP family protein — MKQYLILFLISLTFFSCSSDNDELIKEVSAKIKFSQNWDSTTIEKSDLSNTKFTNKLGTKLTIEKLRYLVSKITLTNGSNEATVFDGYKLIDLSDSESLIHNSTLKISEGTYNLSMTFGFNNDDNYKVGGYQDLNSASWNVPDMLGGGYHYMQMEGKFLNKIIEQQGFAYHAIRAVDKTDPASLKFEDTFFTVDLGVISIKNNATIEIKMNVAEWFKNPNEWDLNELNSMLMPNFEAQKLMSANGKSGVFSLGPVTQ; from the coding sequence ATGAAACAATATTTAATTCTTTTCTTAATAAGCCTTACTTTCTTTTCATGTAGTTCTGATAACGACGAACTAATTAAAGAAGTTTCTGCAAAAATAAAATTCTCTCAAAATTGGGATAGTACCACAATTGAAAAATCAGATTTAAGCAATACCAAATTCACTAATAAACTAGGAACGAAACTTACAATTGAAAAATTACGTTATTTAGTATCTAAAATAACATTGACTAATGGCTCTAATGAGGCAACTGTTTTTGATGGTTACAAATTAATTGACTTAAGTGATAGTGAAAGCTTAATACACAATTCAACATTAAAAATATCTGAAGGAACCTATAATTTATCAATGACTTTTGGTTTTAATAATGATGATAATTATAAAGTAGGAGGTTATCAAGATTTAAATTCAGCATCTTGGAATGTACCAGACATGTTGGGTGGAGGCTACCATTACATGCAAATGGAAGGTAAGTTTCTTAATAAAATTATCGAACAACAAGGTTTTGCTTACCATGCTATTAGAGCCGTAGATAAAACTGATCCTGCAAGCCTAAAGTTTGAAGACACTTTTTTTACAGTAGATTTAGGGGTGATTTCTATTAAAAACAATGCAACTATTGAGATTAAAATGAATGTTGCTGAATGGTTTAAAAATCCAAATGAATGGGATTTAAATGAGTTAAATTCTATGCTAATGCCAAATTTTGAAGCTCAAAAATTAATGTCTGCAAACGGTAAAAGTGGTGTTTTTAGCTTAGGTCCAGTTACTCAATAA